The Novosphingobium terrae genome has a window encoding:
- a CDS encoding alpha/beta hydrolase, with product MTSTRLPLALALAALPLAAAVPSSAIAQTATAEAAASTPTVVLVHGAWADGSSWSKVIPLLQAKGIRVLGVQNPLTSLHDDVEATKRVLADATGPVVLVGHSWAGTVITEAGTDPKVKALVYVAAFANKEGQTGGDLVGAYAKTPALGTIWDDGHGFLRQTEQGMIDNFAPDLTREEARTLFVTQGPLAASTFGDKVTVPAWRTVPSWYVVSANDRVINPQMERDLAAQMKAKTTVLQSGHVSLLSHPREVAAVIEEAVAAVAARK from the coding sequence ATGACCTCCACCCGCCTTCCCCTTGCCCTCGCGTTGGCAGCTCTCCCCTTGGCAGCCGCAGTGCCCAGCTCGGCGATCGCGCAGACTGCGACTGCCGAGGCCGCTGCGTCCACACCCACCGTCGTCCTGGTGCACGGCGCCTGGGCCGACGGTTCGAGCTGGTCCAAGGTCATTCCCCTGCTGCAGGCCAAGGGCATCCGCGTCCTGGGCGTGCAGAACCCGCTGACCTCTCTGCATGACGACGTCGAGGCGACGAAGCGCGTTCTGGCAGACGCGACGGGACCGGTCGTTCTGGTCGGTCACAGCTGGGCGGGCACGGTCATCACGGAAGCGGGCACCGACCCCAAGGTGAAGGCGCTGGTCTATGTCGCCGCCTTCGCGAACAAGGAAGGCCAGACCGGCGGGGATCTGGTCGGCGCCTATGCCAAGACACCGGCGCTCGGCACGATCTGGGACGACGGGCACGGCTTCCTTCGCCAGACCGAGCAGGGGATGATCGACAACTTCGCGCCCGATCTGACGCGTGAGGAAGCGCGCACCCTGTTCGTCACCCAGGGGCCGCTGGCCGCCAGCACCTTCGGCGACAAGGTCACCGTGCCTGCATGGCGGACGGTTCCGTCCTGGTATGTCGTCTCCGCGAACGATCGGGTCATCAATCCGCAGATGGAACGTGATCTGGCGGCGCAGATGAAGGCCAAGACCACGGTCCTGCAGTCGGGCCACGTCTCGCTGCTGTCTCATCCGCGCGAAGTCGCGGCGGTGATCGAGGAGGCGGTCGCAGCGGTCGCTGCCCGCAAGTGA
- a CDS encoding alpha/beta fold hydrolase, producing MPQVASAAPVESSSGPGGEGYVTVADGARLYYKDWGHGQPIFFHHGWPLSADDWDGQMLYFLAKGYRVIAMDRRGHGRSSQTATGNDMDTYAADVDAVVKKLDLRDAIHIGHSTGGGEVARYVARYGEGRVAKAVLVASVPPIMVQTPANPGGLPLSVFDGFRAQLAANRADFYWQVPIPFYGFNRPGKPVIEGVRQNWWRQGMMGGAKAHYDCIKAFSETEQTADLKAMKVPTLILQGDDDQIVPFKDASLLQAKLVPNNRLKIYPGLSHGMLTINGDVLNPDILSFIKG from the coding sequence ATGCCGCAGGTCGCATCCGCCGCACCGGTCGAATCGTCCTCGGGTCCCGGTGGCGAAGGCTATGTGACCGTCGCCGACGGGGCGAGGCTCTACTACAAGGACTGGGGGCACGGTCAGCCGATCTTCTTCCACCATGGCTGGCCTCTGAGCGCGGATGACTGGGACGGGCAGATGCTCTATTTCCTGGCCAAGGGATACCGCGTGATCGCCATGGACCGTCGCGGTCACGGGCGTTCCTCGCAGACCGCGACCGGAAACGACATGGACACCTACGCGGCCGACGTCGATGCGGTGGTCAAGAAGCTGGACCTGCGCGATGCGATCCACATCGGTCACTCGACGGGCGGGGGCGAAGTCGCGCGCTATGTCGCCCGCTACGGTGAGGGCCGCGTCGCGAAGGCCGTGCTGGTCGCGTCCGTGCCGCCGATCATGGTGCAGACCCCTGCCAATCCCGGCGGCCTGCCGCTTTCGGTGTTCGACGGCTTCCGGGCCCAGCTGGCGGCGAACCGCGCCGACTTCTACTGGCAGGTGCCGATCCCGTTCTACGGCTTCAACCGTCCGGGCAAGCCGGTCATCGAGGGCGTGCGCCAGAACTGGTGGCGGCAGGGCATGATGGGCGGCGCGAAGGCGCATTACGACTGCATCAAGGCCTTCTCGGAGACCGAACAGACCGCCGATCTCAAGGCGATGAAGGTTCCCACGCTCATCCTGCAGGGCGACGACGACCAGATCGTGCCCTTCAAGGACGCCTCGCTGCTGCAGGCCAAGCTCGTGCCGAACAACCGCCTCAAGATCTACCCCGGCCTCTCGCATGGCATGCTCACGATCAACGGCGATGTCCTCAATCCGGATATTCTCTCCTTCATCAAGGGCTGA
- a CDS encoding sensor histidine kinase, which yields MRGFHRIAVFAAACGMFCAQASPLNAQDVSGFRHTHWSPRDGAPISIRAIAQTADGFLWLGASSGLYRFDGISFERVASLKSGRPHSNLITALAAGPRGELWVGFDYGGIALYRDGALHPADRLTAHGRIVSIVTSPRGDVWALAQSAFGSALLHFDGSRWHVTGVKDGLPDEMLQTLYLDHGGALWLATYPHLYRMAPGSRRLERQGFDIGMVPSFAEDEAGRLWVHSQAGLRQVAGKQNGPAAFSGTFGGRTFGQTGLLFDHQGSLWIAGGDGGLRIAGAADPGRMHPDTRASSIETLFRDREGTIWGGSSEGLDRYDVSAITPFPVPGTIRSGLVRAAPGGGAFNFVTDQGGYEVSQGRLRLLHPARDLEMACAGTGKVAFVGGKTKVLIENGKLRTLPFASSQYPVQGCGIDGQGAYWETTPPLGVFRWDGSRLDMQPGLAGGQQLVPLKPDGMISLRPLGDVLLVSGGAAKVIWKASDISIGFIKLVKQDGPFIYFGGDGGFARYDGKRIVVLSSGDYPWLQNVTGLVRQGADSWLIGDQGIMRLPTAELERAFDRPGDTVEPQAVGAGEGVVSRLLAYIASDAVTDGSGQLWFNTNQGLVRIDPSRRMKPGLPPPVSITQVSVDGRIQPPGDLQVPKGVSRVEIRYAALSLIDPRNNRYRYHLDGADEGWVEAGHGRTAAYVNLAPGSYHFQVAAAGVDGVWNTTGAGLDFTVPPFFWQTWWFRVLLGLGLCGLLFYAVLWHSRGEVRRARLGFEARTVERERIARELHDTLLQGFHGLMMRFQAVALKVQAGSEAHTMIESALVRGDDVLVKARDRVRDLRSSAGAADLSSRLETLASSYRDQGFVVKVTSLGSPPDLEMECIEEAIAIVEEALANVERHASARTIAVETTFNRRRMSITVTDDGIGMAEETIRALRREGHYGLVGMQERAAKLRGTLSVERIAPHGTRVALTVPVLARAGKRWMWPFRFGS from the coding sequence ATGCGTGGCTTCCATCGGATAGCCGTCTTCGCGGCCGCATGCGGCATGTTCTGCGCTCAGGCGAGTCCATTGAATGCGCAGGACGTCAGCGGCTTCCGCCACACGCACTGGTCCCCACGCGACGGCGCGCCGATCAGCATCCGAGCTATCGCGCAGACCGCCGACGGTTTCCTGTGGCTTGGGGCCAGCAGCGGTCTCTACCGGTTCGATGGCATCAGCTTCGAGCGCGTAGCCTCCCTGAAGTCCGGACGCCCTCATTCCAATCTGATCACGGCTCTGGCTGCGGGCCCGCGCGGGGAACTATGGGTCGGCTTCGATTACGGAGGGATCGCCCTCTATCGAGACGGTGCGTTGCATCCCGCCGACCGCCTGACAGCGCACGGTCGGATCGTGAGCATCGTCACTTCGCCTCGCGGCGATGTCTGGGCGCTGGCACAGAGCGCCTTCGGATCTGCCCTGCTCCATTTCGACGGCAGTCGTTGGCACGTTACCGGCGTCAAGGACGGTCTACCCGATGAGATGCTGCAGACGCTCTATCTCGATCACGGCGGTGCATTGTGGCTCGCGACCTATCCGCATCTCTACCGTATGGCGCCTGGCTCTCGAAGACTTGAGAGGCAAGGTTTCGATATCGGCATGGTGCCTTCCTTCGCCGAAGACGAGGCGGGGCGGCTCTGGGTTCACAGCCAGGCAGGCCTGCGCCAGGTCGCGGGCAAACAGAATGGCCCGGCCGCGTTTTCAGGAACCTTCGGCGGACGCACCTTCGGACAGACGGGGCTGCTCTTCGACCATCAGGGGTCGCTGTGGATCGCCGGGGGAGACGGCGGCCTGCGGATCGCCGGTGCCGCCGATCCGGGCCGCATGCATCCGGACACGCGCGCATCATCGATCGAAACCCTGTTCCGGGACCGCGAGGGAACGATCTGGGGCGGCTCGAGCGAGGGGCTCGATCGCTATGATGTGTCGGCCATTACGCCCTTTCCGGTGCCGGGGACCATCCGCAGCGGGCTTGTCCGGGCGGCGCCGGGCGGCGGTGCTTTCAACTTCGTCACGGATCAGGGCGGGTATGAGGTTTCGCAGGGACGTCTGCGGCTTCTGCACCCTGCTCGCGATCTTGAAATGGCATGTGCCGGCACCGGCAAGGTCGCATTCGTCGGTGGAAAGACGAAAGTCCTGATCGAGAATGGAAAGCTGCGCACTCTTCCTTTCGCCTCCAGTCAGTATCCGGTGCAGGGCTGCGGGATCGACGGCCAGGGGGCTTACTGGGAAACGACACCCCCTCTGGGCGTCTTCCGGTGGGACGGAAGCCGTCTCGACATGCAGCCCGGTCTTGCAGGCGGGCAGCAGCTCGTTCCACTCAAGCCGGATGGCATGATCTCGCTGCGTCCTCTCGGTGACGTCCTGCTGGTTTCCGGCGGCGCGGCGAAAGTGATCTGGAAAGCCAGCGACATCTCGATTGGCTTCATCAAGCTGGTGAAGCAGGACGGCCCTTTCATCTATTTCGGCGGCGATGGCGGGTTCGCCCGATATGACGGCAAGCGCATCGTGGTTCTTTCGTCAGGAGATTATCCCTGGCTGCAGAACGTCACGGGCCTGGTGCGGCAAGGGGCCGACAGCTGGCTGATCGGCGACCAGGGCATCATGCGCCTGCCCACGGCCGAGCTTGAGCGGGCATTCGACCGTCCGGGAGACACGGTCGAGCCGCAGGCGGTCGGCGCGGGGGAAGGGGTCGTCTCGCGGCTGCTTGCCTATATCGCCTCGGACGCCGTGACGGACGGCTCCGGCCAGCTCTGGTTCAACACAAACCAGGGGCTGGTGCGGATCGATCCCTCTAGGCGAATGAAGCCCGGCCTTCCGCCTCCGGTCAGCATCACGCAGGTGAGCGTGGATGGACGTATCCAGCCTCCGGGCGATCTGCAGGTTCCCAAGGGCGTCAGCCGTGTCGAGATCCGTTACGCCGCCCTGAGTCTCATCGATCCGCGCAACAACCGCTACCGCTATCACCTCGACGGGGCGGACGAAGGATGGGTCGAGGCCGGGCACGGGAGAACGGCGGCCTATGTCAATCTGGCGCCGGGGAGCTACCACTTCCAGGTCGCGGCGGCGGGTGTCGACGGCGTCTGGAACACGACCGGGGCAGGCCTGGATTTCACGGTCCCTCCGTTCTTCTGGCAGACGTGGTGGTTCCGCGTGCTGCTGGGGCTGGGGCTGTGCGGACTGCTTTTCTACGCCGTGCTCTGGCATTCGAGGGGTGAGGTGCGGCGGGCCCGTCTCGGTTTCGAAGCCCGAACAGTCGAGCGCGAGCGGATCGCCCGCGAGTTGCACGACACGCTCCTGCAGGGCTTCCATGGCCTGATGATGCGCTTTCAGGCCGTGGCCCTGAAGGTCCAGGCGGGATCGGAAGCCCATACGATGATCGAGTCAGCCCTCGTGCGCGGCGACGACGTGCTCGTGAAGGCCCGCGATCGCGTGCGCGACCTGCGATCGTCGGCGGGGGCTGCCGATTTGAGCAGTCGGCTCGAGACTCTCGCATCGAGCTATCGCGATCAGGGCTTTGTCGTGAAGGTCACGAGCTTGGGGTCTCCGCCGGATCTCGAGATGGAGTGCATCGAGGAAGCAATCGCCATCGTGGAAGAGGCCCTGGCCAACGTCGAGAGGCACGCCAGCGCTCGGACCATCGCCGTGGAGACGACATTCAACCGTCGACGGATGTCCATCACCGTCACGGACGATGGTATCGGCATGGCTGAAGAAACGATAAGGGCGCTGCGCCGCGAGGGCCATTACGGGCTGGTCGGGATGCAGGAGAGGGCCGCGAAGCTGCGCGGGACGCTGTCGGTCGAGCGGATCGCACCGCATGGAACTAGGGTCGCGCTCACCGTCCCGGTTCTCGCCAGAGCTGGGAAAAGATGGATGTGGCCCTTCCGCTTCGGCTCTTAA
- the dld gene encoding D-lactate dehydrogenase, whose product MHAPASTTSDPAPLLRDLQGIVGSRYLLTGDRKTERYRTGFRFGSGKALAVVVPGSLVELWKLVNACAKAGVIIIMQAANTGLTGGSTPDGDTYDRDIVIISTTRLQGIQLIRRGTQAICLPGSRLFELEELTAKIGREPHSRIGSSCIGASILGGICNNSGGALIHRGPAYTEMALYARITPEGGVELVNHLGVALGNEPEAMLARLDAGDLDEGAIKDDATRACSDHGYQQHVRQVDADTPARFNNDPRHLHEAAGSGGHVVVFAVRLDTFPREDDIVDFYVGTNDPAELTALRRTILTTFAELPIQGEYIHRSAFRLTERYGKDTFLAIRYLGAKHLPRLFALKGRFDAFFGRLSWGPHDLSDRIMQAAVALLPRHLPERMRDFDRRFEHHLMLRMGGKGIVEARTLLSQVFPTRTGEWFECTKDEGEKAFLHRFAVAGASIRYRALHRDLVADIVALDVALRRDDQDWNEHLPEDIARRIVGISTCGHFFCHVFHRDYFLKKGEDPVAFEHAMLRLLDTRGAEYPAEHNVGHLYPAKEALKEHYRALDPTNSLNPGIGLTSKLANWA is encoded by the coding sequence ATGCACGCCCCTGCCTCCACCACATCGGACCCGGCGCCCTTGCTGCGCGACCTTCAAGGAATTGTCGGCAGTCGGTATCTGCTGACCGGGGACCGCAAGACGGAGCGCTATCGCACCGGCTTTCGTTTCGGTTCCGGCAAGGCCCTGGCGGTGGTCGTGCCAGGAAGCCTGGTGGAACTCTGGAAGCTGGTGAACGCCTGCGCCAAGGCAGGCGTCATCATCATCATGCAGGCGGCGAACACGGGCCTCACGGGCGGCTCGACCCCGGACGGCGACACCTATGACCGCGATATCGTGATCATCAGCACCACGCGGCTGCAAGGCATCCAGCTGATCCGAAGGGGAACCCAGGCGATCTGTCTCCCCGGCTCGCGCCTGTTCGAACTCGAGGAGCTGACCGCCAAGATCGGCCGGGAGCCCCATTCGCGTATTGGATCCTCGTGCATCGGCGCATCGATCCTGGGCGGCATCTGCAACAATTCGGGCGGAGCCCTGATCCATCGCGGGCCTGCCTACACCGAAATGGCTCTCTATGCCCGCATCACGCCGGAGGGCGGGGTGGAACTGGTCAATCATCTGGGCGTCGCGCTCGGCAACGAACCTGAGGCCATGCTCGCACGCCTGGACGCGGGCGATCTCGACGAGGGTGCCATCAAAGACGACGCCACGAGGGCATGTTCCGATCATGGCTATCAGCAGCATGTCCGTCAGGTGGATGCAGATACGCCGGCGCGCTTCAACAACGATCCGCGACATCTCCACGAGGCTGCTGGAAGCGGTGGCCATGTGGTGGTGTTCGCCGTGCGGCTCGACACCTTCCCGCGCGAGGACGACATCGTGGACTTCTACGTCGGGACCAACGATCCCGCCGAATTGACCGCGCTGCGACGGACGATCCTCACCACCTTCGCCGAACTGCCCATCCAGGGAGAATACATCCATCGGTCGGCGTTTCGGCTGACCGAACGCTATGGCAAGGACACCTTCCTGGCCATCCGTTACCTGGGCGCCAAGCATCTGCCGCGTCTCTTCGCCCTCAAGGGGCGCTTCGATGCCTTTTTCGGCCGGCTGTCATGGGGCCCCCACGATCTCTCCGACCGCATCATGCAGGCGGCCGTAGCGCTCCTGCCACGCCATCTTCCGGAGCGGATGCGGGATTTCGACCGGCGCTTCGAACACCATCTCATGCTGCGCATGGGTGGGAAAGGCATCGTCGAGGCCCGCACGCTGCTGTCGCAGGTTTTTCCGACCCGGACCGGGGAATGGTTCGAATGCACCAAGGACGAGGGCGAGAAGGCATTCCTTCATCGCTTTGCCGTCGCAGGAGCCTCGATCCGGTATCGGGCCCTTCATCGCGATCTGGTCGCCGACATCGTCGCGCTCGATGTCGCCCTGCGGCGCGACGATCAGGACTGGAACGAGCACCTGCCCGAGGACATAGCGCGCAGGATCGTAGGCATCAGCACCTGCGGGCACTTCTTCTGTCACGTCTTCCACCGTGACTATTTCCTTAAGAAGGGCGAGGACCCAGTCGCCTTCGAGCATGCGATGCTTCGCCTGCTCGACACCCGTGGTGCCGAATACCCGGCCGAGCATAATGTCGGCCACCTCTATCCGGCCAAGGAAGCACTGAAAGAGCACTACCGCGCGCTCGATCCGACAAACAGCCTCAACCCGGGTATCGGGCTGACGTCGAAATTGGCCAACTGGGCCTGA
- a CDS encoding ATP-binding protein has translation MNQPVARYRFGSFSLLLPHLTLSRDGEPVKLGGRALNLLAALAEAGGGLVPRDDLLARVWPGQTIDESAIRVHLSALRKALAQDGDGGSVIVNEAGRGYRLALPVTRELEQPKDALPDQPVARRSAAPQLPIRVGAIWGRDSTIESLVEELDRQRFITIAGPGGIGKTTVALAVAAHLAQSGRSATWFVDFAPINDPASVASTLATTLGLPAVGHDPIDAISLALEGEPTLLLFDNCEHVVDAAAIMAEELLRRLPSLSLLTTSREPLRAEGEWVHRLAALDVPREQFADDVAHAMAFPAIALFVERARAANASYDLTTRNLTSVIEICRSLDGIPLAIELAAARSDLMDPAMIAEGLDDRFGLLTRGRRTALPRHQTLRAALDWSYALLAPSAQRLLDRLALFRSGFDSEAALTMASGAGLKLAAARDALSDLVAKSLVSTATNARGMHFRLLDTTRHYGLDRLEESGEDHAARGDHARYLLSHFANSATAWEGKAPRDWLAAYSGSIDDARSALAWASQRDGDPSLAVELVIASAPLWFHLSLPREFLDKAEAAIQAMEQSGSSGNHVDDARRIELLASYGHALWHTRGPVPAMEAAFARALSLAEAMGDDALVMRTLWGVWAHRILAGDYVESIALAERFVALTGIDGALANRQTGAHMCALSRHFSGDHATALKLLHEVLAGDAAPERANHANHAQVDGKIAAMSLLMRLEWLREGGDLQAAMAMARECAQDAMEIDHALSACYGLAVGCIPVAIAAGELDLARAWIAAMAVHTLRHGLDHWHTFVIGYGKALENGHAYQDNTSGMQSDMFAVATGDTGQVMWARNLAPLP, from the coding sequence ATGAACCAGCCAGTAGCCCGCTATCGCTTTGGAAGTTTTTCCCTGCTTCTTCCCCACTTGACGCTCAGCCGTGATGGCGAACCGGTCAAGCTGGGCGGACGGGCGCTCAATCTCCTGGCTGCCCTTGCCGAAGCGGGTGGCGGCCTGGTCCCGCGGGACGATCTGCTGGCCAGGGTCTGGCCCGGGCAGACGATCGATGAGAGCGCGATCCGCGTGCATCTGTCGGCTCTGCGCAAGGCTCTCGCGCAGGACGGAGATGGTGGCAGCGTCATCGTCAACGAGGCGGGTCGGGGATACCGCCTAGCCTTGCCGGTCACGCGCGAACTGGAGCAGCCGAAGGATGCTCTTCCCGATCAGCCTGTGGCCAGACGCTCCGCCGCTCCCCAGCTTCCCATTCGGGTTGGCGCCATCTGGGGCCGCGACAGCACCATCGAAAGCCTCGTCGAGGAACTCGATCGCCAGCGGTTCATCACGATCGCCGGGCCGGGAGGCATCGGCAAGACCACCGTGGCGCTGGCCGTCGCGGCCCATCTGGCGCAATCCGGCCGATCCGCCACCTGGTTTGTCGATTTCGCTCCGATCAACGATCCTGCCTCAGTGGCCAGCACCCTTGCCACCACCCTTGGCCTTCCTGCGGTAGGGCATGATCCGATCGATGCGATCTCGCTGGCGCTGGAAGGCGAACCGACCCTGCTTCTGTTCGACAACTGCGAGCATGTCGTCGATGCCGCCGCGATCATGGCGGAGGAACTTCTCCGCCGGCTGCCGTCGCTTTCGCTGCTGACGACAAGCCGCGAACCGCTTCGGGCCGAGGGCGAGTGGGTGCATCGGCTGGCGGCTCTCGATGTGCCGCGCGAGCAGTTCGCCGACGACGTGGCACACGCCATGGCCTTTCCCGCGATTGCGCTCTTTGTGGAGCGAGCGAGAGCGGCCAACGCGTCCTACGACCTCACCACACGGAACCTGACCTCGGTCATCGAGATCTGCCGGAGCCTGGACGGCATTCCCCTGGCGATAGAGCTGGCCGCCGCCCGCAGCGACCTGATGGATCCGGCGATGATCGCCGAGGGGCTCGACGACCGCTTCGGTCTTCTTACGCGTGGTCGCCGCACGGCCCTTCCCCGTCACCAGACCTTGCGGGCGGCACTCGACTGGAGCTACGCCCTGCTCGCCCCTTCAGCGCAGCGCCTGCTGGACAGGCTCGCACTGTTCCGGTCCGGCTTCGATTCCGAGGCAGCCTTGACGATGGCGTCAGGTGCCGGACTGAAGCTCGCCGCAGCCCGCGATGCCCTGTCAGACCTCGTCGCGAAATCCCTGGTCAGCACCGCGACGAACGCTCGGGGAATGCATTTTCGCCTTCTCGATACCACCCGCCATTACGGCCTCGATCGGCTCGAAGAGAGCGGGGAGGATCATGCGGCGAGAGGTGATCACGCGCGCTATCTCCTCTCGCATTTCGCGAACAGTGCTACCGCGTGGGAAGGAAAAGCCCCCCGCGACTGGCTGGCGGCCTACAGCGGCTCTATCGACGATGCCCGCAGCGCATTGGCGTGGGCGAGCCAGCGCGACGGTGACCCTTCCCTGGCGGTCGAGCTGGTCATCGCCAGTGCCCCGCTCTGGTTCCACCTGTCTCTCCCGAGAGAGTTCCTGGACAAGGCGGAGGCCGCGATCCAGGCGATGGAGCAATCGGGCAGTTCCGGAAATCATGTCGATGACGCTCGCCGCATCGAACTGCTCGCGAGCTATGGCCATGCCCTGTGGCATACACGCGGCCCCGTTCCCGCAATGGAGGCGGCGTTTGCCCGCGCTCTGAGCCTGGCCGAGGCGATGGGCGATGACGCTCTGGTCATGCGCACGCTCTGGGGCGTGTGGGCCCACCGGATTCTGGCGGGCGACTATGTCGAAAGCATCGCACTGGCCGAGCGCTTCGTGGCTCTGACAGGCATCGACGGCGCTCTGGCCAACCGCCAGACCGGAGCCCACATGTGCGCCCTCTCCCGGCATTTCTCCGGGGATCATGCGACCGCTCTGAAATTGCTGCATGAAGTCCTTGCGGGTGACGCGGCGCCGGAGCGAGCCAATCACGCCAACCACGCCCAGGTCGACGGCAAGATCGCCGCCATGAGCCTGCTGATGCGGCTGGAATGGCTCCGAGAGGGTGGCGACCTGCAAGCGGCCATGGCGATGGCGCGCGAATGCGCCCAGGACGCGATGGAAATCGATCATGCACTTTCGGCCTGCTACGGTCTGGCGGTGGGCTGCATTCCGGTTGCGATCGCGGCGGGAGAACTTGACCTGGCACGCGCATGGATTGCAGCGATGGCCGTCCATACCCTCCGCCATGGTCTGGATCACTGGCACACCTTCGTCATCGGCTACGGCAAGGCATTGGAAAATGGCCATGCGTATCAAGACAATACGAGCGGAATGCAGTCCGACATGTTCGCGGTCGCGACCGGTGATACCGGTCAGGTGATGTGGGCGCGAAATCTGGCGCCCTTGCCTTAA
- a CDS encoding helix-turn-helix domain-containing protein: MNAPASHAMPQGAAPFAALAAMLEDAAGAIDRDIAFARDRIAAVRDLLLGRPAKPVEMPTTGGLAPWQARKVIAHIDAHMEDTITNDELASLVRLSCGHFCRAFRNTFGVTPHAFVMQRRVDNASMMMIRSAEPLAAIAAACGFTDQAHLSRLFRRVKGFSPAIWRRQHMSASVMLAA; this comes from the coding sequence ATGAACGCCCCCGCCAGCCATGCCATGCCCCAAGGCGCTGCCCCCTTCGCTGCCCTCGCCGCCATGCTCGAGGACGCCGCCGGGGCGATCGACCGTGACATCGCCTTCGCCCGTGACCGCATCGCCGCCGTGCGCGACCTCCTGCTGGGCCGGCCCGCCAAGCCGGTCGAGATGCCGACCACCGGCGGCCTTGCCCCCTGGCAGGCGCGAAAGGTCATCGCGCATATCGATGCCCACATGGAGGATACCATCACCAACGACGAGCTGGCCTCCCTCGTCCGCCTGAGCTGCGGCCACTTCTGCCGCGCCTTTCGCAACACCTTCGGCGTCACGCCGCATGCGTTCGTGATGCAGCGTCGCGTCGACAATGCCTCGATGATGATGATCCGCAGCGCGGAGCCGCTGGCAGCGATCGCCGCGGCCTGCGGCTTCACCGATCAGGCGCATCTGAGCCGTCTGTTCCGCCGCGTCAAAGGGTTCTCGCCCGCGATCTGGCGCCGCCAGCACATGTCCGCATCCGTCATGCTGGCCGCCTGA
- a CDS encoding alpha/beta hydrolase fold domain-containing protein, which translates to MSETRRPLEPLGDRLLTPGVCHPTLDPMVQTFLDRYAEGALEALPYCSPDRQPHLLLPAREKSRPLPFLVYLQDIASPSREQFLQLLADQAGLAVLLHTFSPEAGWQAIDSSLQEELNLLAEQGPRQGIDPSRLILAGDGLGALVAAGFASRRGNGHRRPILIVLATPLLDPPAAGYCTEWLPTTEAIAQAEIAAPLLDPDGWPARFARPRLQRMPPTVLITAEMDPFRDGAEAFARRLMAAEMEVSASRLLGTIHDFTWLPGLVDACATLNARQIIVGALGAELPTES; encoded by the coding sequence ATGTCCGAAACACGTCGTCCGCTCGAGCCGCTTGGCGACAGGCTCCTCACTCCAGGCGTCTGCCATCCCACCCTTGACCCGATGGTCCAGACGTTTCTCGACCGCTATGCGGAAGGAGCGTTGGAGGCCTTGCCGTATTGCAGTCCGGACAGGCAGCCTCATCTGCTGCTCCCGGCCCGAGAGAAGAGCCGGCCTCTTCCGTTTCTCGTCTATCTCCAGGACATCGCTTCGCCGTCCCGCGAGCAATTCCTACAGCTGCTTGCCGATCAGGCCGGCCTCGCCGTTCTGCTTCACACCTTTTCTCCCGAGGCTGGCTGGCAGGCGATCGACAGCAGCCTTCAGGAGGAATTGAATCTGCTTGCGGAACAGGGCCCGCGACAGGGCATCGATCCCAGCCGGCTGATCCTGGCGGGTGACGGTCTGGGGGCGCTGGTCGCGGCGGGATTTGCCAGCCGCAGGGGCAATGGACATCGACGTCCCATTCTCATCGTGCTGGCGACGCCTCTGCTCGATCCCCCAGCGGCCGGATATTGCACGGAATGGCTTCCGACGACTGAGGCCATCGCTCAGGCGGAGATCGCCGCACCGCTTCTCGATCCCGATGGGTGGCCTGCACGTTTTGCGCGGCCGAGGCTGCAGCGGATGCCACCGACTGTGCTGATCACGGCGGAAATGGATCCGTTTCGAGATGGCGCCGAAGCCTTCGCTCGCCGGTTGATGGCAGCTGAAATGGAGGTTTCGGCGAGCCGATTGCTGGGAACGATCCATGATTTCACCTGGCTGCCCGGCCTTGTCGATGCCTGCGCCACGCTGAACGCACGGCAGATCATCGTCGGCGCTCTTGGAGCCGAACTGCCGACCGAGAGCTGA
- a CDS encoding DUF6438 domain-containing protein yields the protein MRQKTFWFLAPAAVLSLAGCTSATAPRTAPPPPAEAAITISVGPCFGFCPVYSVMVSSSGTISFEGERHTAALGKHQREGGAASYSALAAALAPFRPSQGTVARTTCEQQITDQPHYDISWTANDGTVTKLQHDRGCRSPKNDTLNAVLQDLPDQLGIEPWARQLTRPGVSRG from the coding sequence GTGAGACAGAAGACTTTCTGGTTTCTGGCACCTGCAGCAGTGCTGAGCCTTGCCGGCTGCACCTCGGCGACAGCGCCCCGCACGGCGCCGCCTCCGCCCGCCGAGGCTGCGATCACGATCTCGGTCGGTCCCTGCTTCGGCTTCTGCCCGGTCTATTCGGTGATGGTGAGCTCCAGCGGCACCATCTCCTTCGAAGGCGAGCGACATACCGCTGCCCTTGGCAAGCATCAGCGGGAGGGCGGCGCCGCGTCATATAGCGCGCTTGCGGCGGCGCTGGCCCCTTTCCGCCCCTCGCAGGGGACCGTGGCCCGAACGACATGCGAGCAGCAGATCACCGATCAACCCCATTACGACATCAGCTGGACCGCGAACGATGGAACGGTGACGAAGCTGCAGCACGATAGGGGCTGTCGTTCTCCGAAAAACGATACATTGAATGCGGTCCTGCAAGATCTGCCCGACCAGCTTGGGATCGAGCCGTGGGCACGGCAGCTCACGCGCCCCGGGGTGTCGCGCGGCTGA